One genomic segment of Vagococcus intermedius includes these proteins:
- a CDS encoding TetR/AcrR family transcriptional regulator: MEQGYVTKQALSLALKELMTHYPLDKIRVGQVTELAHLSRNTFYYHFSDINDLLAWTYDNEVVNGLGRFQDIDTWQEGLMQVLNYTEENRSFCLNTFHSLSRDRLESFLYQITYSMLIKIMTKECFSYQVSPTTRSEIADFYGRAIVAQIIQWLLINLREEKECLVARIERMIVGAIKRITLP; this comes from the coding sequence ATGGAACAGGGCTATGTTACAAAACAGGCGCTATCTTTAGCACTAAAGGAACTAATGACTCACTATCCGTTAGATAAAATTAGAGTAGGTCAAGTCACCGAACTAGCTCATTTATCACGGAATACTTTTTATTATCATTTTTCAGATATTAATGATTTATTAGCTTGGACTTATGATAATGAGGTAGTGAATGGTTTAGGGCGTTTTCAAGATATTGATACTTGGCAAGAAGGATTGATGCAAGTCCTTAATTATACGGAAGAGAATCGTAGTTTTTGTTTAAATACGTTTCACTCTTTAAGTAGAGACCGTCTAGAATCTTTTTTATACCAAATAACTTATAGTATGTTAATTAAGATTATGACAAAGGAATGTTTTTCTTATCAAGTATCGCCGACGACACGCTCAGAAATTGCAGATTTTTATGGCCGTGCGATTGTTGCTCAAATTATTCAATGGTTATTGATTAATTTGAGGGAAGAAAAAGAATGTTTGGTCGCAAGAATCGAGCGTATGATAGTAGGAGCGATTAAGAGAATTACCTTACCGTGA
- a CDS encoding DUF5692 family protein: MFFYEHIPWQSAIMWLVVLGALIGLNEISRLNKWIALIMFTLVPIVLTLFVWPTTAGAGSSTGTWFHWVKVYSALAGCLGFWVIRYVKGASNNKYWLMFPPLILALNITEAVIRDFQVYSLHGVVDGVFMNGGIWNIMNGVAGILNIITISGWMGIQVSKNKQKDMVWADQMWFWIIAYDLWNFAYVYNCVSDHSFYAGLALLLSCTIPAFFIKKGAWLQHRAHTLAFWMMFTMSFPAFVSDSQFAVQSSHSSTALFVASALSLGANILVFIFHFYRIKVTKRNILTQEIYVGLDKFEEVKKAN, from the coding sequence ATGTTTTTTTATGAACACATACCATGGCAATCGGCGATAATGTGGCTAGTTGTATTAGGTGCACTAATTGGATTAAATGAGATCAGTCGTTTGAACAAATGGATAGCGTTAATAATGTTTACGCTTGTCCCAATTGTTTTAACATTATTTGTTTGGCCAACAACAGCTGGGGCTGGTAGTAGCACGGGCACTTGGTTTCATTGGGTAAAAGTTTATTCGGCGTTAGCGGGTTGTTTAGGCTTTTGGGTTATCCGTTATGTTAAAGGCGCTTCAAACAATAAGTATTGGCTCATGTTTCCACCACTTATTTTAGCTTTGAATATTACAGAAGCAGTTATTCGTGATTTCCAAGTATATTCATTACATGGCGTAGTAGATGGCGTATTTATGAATGGCGGAATTTGGAATATCATGAATGGCGTTGCTGGTATCTTGAATATCATCACTATTTCAGGGTGGATGGGGATTCAAGTAAGTAAGAATAAGCAAAAAGACATGGTTTGGGCTGATCAAATGTGGTTTTGGATTATCGCTTACGATTTGTGGAACTTTGCCTACGTCTATAATTGTGTATCAGATCATTCATTTTATGCAGGCTTAGCTTTGTTACTGTCATGTACAATTCCAGCATTTTTCATAAAAAAAGGGGCGTGGTTACAACACCGAGCGCATACCCTTGCTTTTTGGATGATGTTTACGATGTCATTCCCAGCATTTGTGAGCGATTCTCAATTTGCCGTACAGAGCTCGCATAGCAGTACCGCACTGTTTGTAGCCAGCGCGCTTTCTCTTGGAGCCAATATTTTGGTTTTTATTTTCCATTTTTATCGTATAAAAGTAACAAAACGCAATATTTTAACTCAAGAGATTTATGTAGGACTAGATAAATTTGAAGAAGTAAAAAAAGCTAATTAG
- the fur gene encoding ferric iron uptake transcriptional regulator: protein MDTSAMLTKIRKLLHDGGYKLTPQREATVLVLLENDKDHLSAEEIYMLVKKKSPDIGLATVYRTLEMLTDLRIVDKISFNDGVSRYDLRKEGAQHFHHHLLCLECGGIEEVEDDLLIDVEKIVEKRFQFLVKDHRLTFHGVCKQCQRTQ, encoded by the coding sequence ATGGATACTAGTGCAATGTTAACGAAAATAAGAAAATTATTACATGATGGTGGCTATAAACTAACGCCTCAACGCGAAGCGACAGTGTTAGTTTTATTGGAAAATGACAAAGATCATTTATCAGCAGAAGAGATTTATATGCTGGTCAAGAAAAAAAGTCCAGACATTGGTCTAGCAACTGTCTATCGTACATTAGAAATGTTAACTGACTTAAGAATAGTCGACAAAATAAGTTTTAATGATGGCGTATCGCGCTATGATTTAAGAAAAGAGGGGGCACAGCATTTTCATCATCATTTATTGTGTTTAGAATGTGGTGGAATTGAAGAAGTTGAGGATGATTTATTAATAGATGTCGAAAAAATTGTTGAGAAACGTTTCCAATTTTTAGTAAAAGATCACCGTTTAACTTTTCATGGAGTATGCAAGCAATGTCAACGCACGCAATAA
- the xerD gene encoding site-specific tyrosine recombinase XerD, with amino-acid sequence MDNDLKDYVHFLKVERGLSENTIASYKRDLAQYMAYLTKNNVTTWDMLDRYFILSFLKELSDANKSAATITRMVSSLRKFHQFLKQERYTDVDPMQHIETPKKAKKLPKTLSLKEIETLLETPKTTDKFGIRDRAILEVMYATGLRVTELINLKLDDMHLSLGLIQTIGKGDKERIIPLGDIAIQWIDIYLEKSRPLLIKPGVTSPYLFLNHRGQGFSRQGIWKNLGQHVKAAGIEKEVTPHTLRHSFATHLLENGADLRVVQELLGHADISTTQIYTHITKQRMADVYKTHFPRA; translated from the coding sequence ATGGACAACGATTTAAAAGATTATGTTCATTTTTTAAAAGTTGAAAGAGGGCTATCTGAAAATACAATAGCAAGTTATAAACGTGATTTGGCTCAATATATGGCCTACTTAACGAAAAATAATGTCACAACTTGGGATATGTTGGATCGGTATTTTATTTTATCATTTTTAAAAGAATTGAGTGACGCAAATAAATCAGCAGCTACGATTACACGGATGGTATCAAGTTTACGTAAATTCCATCAATTTTTAAAACAAGAGAGATATACGGATGTTGATCCTATGCAACATATTGAGACACCAAAAAAAGCCAAAAAATTACCGAAAACTTTGTCGTTAAAAGAAATTGAAACGTTATTAGAAACACCTAAAACGACTGATAAATTTGGTATTAGAGACCGTGCTATTTTAGAAGTTATGTATGCGACAGGTTTAAGGGTAACAGAACTAATCAACTTAAAACTAGACGACATGCATCTATCGTTAGGATTGATTCAAACAATTGGTAAAGGAGATAAGGAAAGGATTATTCCTTTGGGGGATATTGCAATTCAATGGATCGATATTTATTTAGAAAAAAGTCGCCCTTTATTGATTAAGCCAGGCGTTACGTCACCTTATTTATTTTTAAATCATCGTGGGCAAGGGTTCAGTCGACAAGGAATTTGGAAAAATTTAGGGCAGCATGTGAAAGCTGCGGGGATTGAAAAGGAAGTGACCCCCCATACATTACGACATAGTTTCGCTACCCATTTATTAGAAAATGGAGCTGATTTGCGGGTGGTGCAAGAATTACTAGGTCACGCAGATATTTCAACAACACAGATCTATACTCATATTACGAAACAGCGGATGGCAGATGTTTATAAAACTCATTTTCCAAGAGCGTAA
- a CDS encoding segregation/condensation protein A, which translates to MDKLSVKLDVFEGPLDLLLHLIKTLEIDIYDIPIAEITTQYMDYIKMMKHLQLEVAGDYLVMAATLMSIKSKLLLPKVELLVDDSGQYEDEEQDPRAALVEQLLEYRKFKYAATVLHEKEEQRGQYFTKDPADLSEYTANLPPLEPHQVSTIDLFLAFHDVLERQKTYRTQETTISNDYETIEDKISYISKLVKYVDSGQGVPFSDLFTTYTKSEIVTTFMALLELIKSRQVIAEQENNYAPILLFKQSVKIEDNE; encoded by the coding sequence ATGGATAAATTGAGCGTTAAATTAGATGTTTTTGAAGGACCCTTAGATTTATTATTGCATCTAATTAAAACATTAGAAATTGATATTTATGATATTCCTATTGCGGAAATCACAACACAGTATATGGATTATATCAAGATGATGAAACACCTCCAATTAGAGGTTGCTGGTGATTACTTGGTGATGGCGGCTACCTTGATGTCAATCAAAAGTAAGTTGTTGTTGCCTAAAGTAGAGTTACTTGTAGATGATAGTGGGCAGTATGAAGATGAAGAACAGGATCCACGAGCTGCCTTGGTTGAGCAGTTATTAGAATATCGTAAATTTAAATATGCTGCGACTGTTTTACATGAAAAAGAAGAACAGCGTGGACAGTATTTTACGAAAGATCCAGCAGATTTATCAGAATATACAGCAAATTTACCGCCCTTAGAACCACATCAAGTCTCGACAATCGATTTGTTCTTAGCCTTCCATGATGTGTTAGAACGTCAAAAGACTTATCGTACGCAAGAAACAACTATCAGTAACGATTATGAGACGATTGAAGATAAAATCAGTTATATTTCAAAGCTAGTTAAGTATGTAGATAGTGGGCAAGGAGTTCCCTTTTCTGATTTATTTACCACATATACTAAAAGTGAAATTGTGACAACCTTTATGGCATTATTAGAGCTAATTAAATCACGTCAAGTTATCGCGGAACAAGAGAATAATTATGCACCGATCTTACTGTTTAAACAATCAGTTAAAATCGAAGACAATGAGTAG
- the scpB gene encoding SMC-Scp complex subunit ScpB — MEVIGQIEALLFVSGDEGVSVEELAVLLQIPTSKIFEEIDKLRNYYEVNNQSALHVLEVGNRFVLTTKKLYAETVKEFAQSPLSNTLSQAVLETLAIVTYKQPITRSEIDVIRGVQSAGAIQKLVARQLIVEKGRVDGPGRPILYGTSDYFMNYFGLESLEELPSIREMEEEMTEEELPSDLFFANFQEGLDGANLKQSDNQQELIIDEEIEENEENV; from the coding sequence ATGGAAGTTATTGGTCAAATTGAAGCACTTTTATTTGTATCAGGGGATGAGGGGGTTTCTGTTGAGGAGTTAGCAGTATTACTGCAAATACCAACATCTAAAATTTTTGAGGAAATAGATAAATTACGGAATTATTATGAAGTAAATAACCAATCGGCTTTACATGTATTGGAGGTAGGTAATCGCTTTGTTTTAACTACAAAAAAGCTCTATGCTGAAACAGTTAAAGAATTTGCTCAATCACCTTTGTCTAATACTTTATCACAGGCCGTTTTAGAGACACTAGCGATTGTAACTTATAAGCAACCCATTACGCGTTCTGAGATAGATGTAATCCGTGGCGTTCAATCGGCAGGGGCCATCCAAAAATTAGTTGCTAGACAATTAATTGTTGAAAAAGGGCGGGTTGACGGTCCAGGTAGACCTATTTTGTATGGAACAAGTGACTATTTTATGAATTATTTTGGCTTAGAATCTTTAGAAGAGCTCCCTTCTATTAGAGAAATGGAAGAAGAGATGACCGAAGAAGAACTCCCAAGTGATTTATTTTTTGCTAATTTCCAAGAAGGACTAGATGGGGCAAACTTAAAGCAAAGTGACAATCAACAAGAATTAATCATCGATGAAGAAATCGAAGAAAATGAGGAGAATGTTTAG
- a CDS encoding pseudouridine synthase, which translates to MERLQKVIAQSGVASRRKSEELIREGHVKVNGKTVTEMGVKVVGSDTIEVRGVPITEESYVYYLFYKPRGVISAVSDDKGRKVVTDFMAGVPERIYPVGRLDYDTSGLLLLTNDGDFANKLTHPKHEVNKTYIAKVKGVPFPQDLKPLAKGINIEGRKTAPAEYNIISTDNVKKTSIVELVIHEGRNHQVKKMLEAVGYPVIKLKRELYGDLNLHGMKPGQYRSLSKREINALIELSK; encoded by the coding sequence ATGGAAAGATTACAAAAGGTTATAGCTCAAAGTGGAGTAGCGTCAAGACGAAAGTCAGAAGAATTGATTCGCGAAGGACACGTAAAAGTTAACGGTAAAACAGTAACAGAGATGGGTGTAAAAGTTGTTGGTAGTGACACAATCGAAGTTCGTGGCGTTCCTATTACAGAAGAATCGTATGTCTATTACTTGTTTTACAAACCAAGAGGGGTTATCTCAGCAGTTTCAGATGACAAAGGTCGTAAAGTGGTGACTGATTTTATGGCGGGAGTCCCAGAACGTATCTACCCAGTAGGGCGTTTAGATTATGACACCTCGGGCTTGTTGTTATTAACAAACGATGGAGACTTTGCTAATAAATTAACTCATCCAAAACACGAAGTTAATAAAACGTATATTGCCAAAGTTAAAGGTGTTCCCTTCCCTCAAGATTTAAAACCTTTAGCCAAAGGAATTAATATCGAAGGGCGCAAAACAGCACCAGCTGAGTATAATATTATTTCAACAGACAATGTTAAGAAAACGAGTATCGTAGAATTAGTGATTCATGAAGGGCGTAACCATCAAGTGAAAAAAATGCTTGAGGCAGTTGGATATCCTGTTATTAAATTAAAACGAGAATTATATGGTGATTTAAATCTACACGGGATGAAGCCAGGCCAGTATCGTTCGTTAAGTAAAAGAGAAATTAATGCATTAATCGAGCTATCAAAATAA
- a CDS encoding response regulator transcription factor translates to MASPVILILDSNQRTGFLLKDELETAGMAVKVTTSYFDGLFEFKHKKIDLVITDISLGCEADFTSLKEIKRLSNIPVIVLSHLSDAKLAIQAFELGADDYLTRPFSSREVSLRTSRLLRYYYQESPLLLSKETYCSKVGLVIDFKERTVFIDRKKIALTHLEYGILTYLVKNEARIVSREELLKEVWGYSYLGKERNVDVAIRKLRNKLLIFSPRVSKCIETKWQKGYRFNAH, encoded by the coding sequence ATGGCATCACCGGTTATTTTAATCCTTGATTCTAATCAACGCACCGGTTTTTTATTAAAAGATGAATTAGAAACAGCAGGTATGGCTGTCAAAGTAACCACTAGTTACTTTGACGGTCTTTTTGAGTTCAAACACAAAAAAATTGACCTAGTTATCACGGATATCAGCTTAGGCTGTGAGGCTGATTTTACCAGTCTTAAGGAAATTAAGCGTCTTTCCAACATTCCCGTAATAGTGTTATCGCATTTGTCTGATGCCAAATTAGCCATTCAAGCGTTTGAATTAGGGGCAGATGATTATTTAACACGACCTTTTAGTAGTCGTGAAGTTTCATTGAGGACATCTAGGTTATTACGTTACTATTATCAAGAGTCCCCCTTATTGTTGTCGAAGGAAACTTACTGTTCCAAAGTAGGGCTAGTGATTGACTTTAAGGAGAGAACTGTTTTTATCGATCGAAAAAAAATAGCCTTGACCCACTTAGAATATGGTATTTTGACCTATTTAGTTAAAAATGAAGCAAGAATCGTTTCAAGAGAAGAATTACTAAAAGAAGTCTGGGGTTACTCTTATTTAGGGAAAGAACGGAATGTCGATGTCGCTATCAGAAAACTAAGAAATAAACTGCTAATATTTTCTCCACGAGTTAGCAAGTGCATCGAGACTAAGTGGCAAAAAGGTTATCGCTTCAATGCCCATTGA
- a CDS encoding ECF transporter S component has protein sequence MKQNKTHKLVSIAMLAAIGYLLMFIAFPVIPAFPFMKVDFSEIPILIGAYLFGPGAAVMTAFIRSLLHFLTTGGDVGALIGDTTSFFAALSFVLPIYYLSRRSHSKKSLISALIVGTLVMTVTMMIVNYTIALPLYLKFVHLDLGMGFIKYVIIGVAPFNLIKGSLLTVFFLGIHERLLPALLKKQYIKK, from the coding sequence ATGAAACAAAATAAGACTCATAAGCTAGTAAGTATTGCGATGCTAGCAGCAATAGGTTATTTACTTATGTTTATCGCTTTTCCAGTAATTCCGGCTTTTCCATTTATGAAGGTCGATTTTAGTGAGATTCCAATTTTGATTGGTGCTTATCTTTTTGGACCAGGAGCTGCTGTTATGACAGCTTTTATTAGATCATTGCTACATTTCTTAACAACAGGAGGAGATGTGGGGGCATTGATTGGCGATACTACGAGTTTTTTTGCTGCGTTATCATTTGTGTTACCCATCTATTATTTAAGTAGAAGGTCACATTCAAAAAAAAGCTTAATAAGCGCTTTAATCGTTGGGACGCTAGTAATGACCGTTACTATGATGATAGTCAATTATACTATCGCACTCCCACTATACTTGAAATTCGTCCATTTAGATTTAGGAATGGGTTTTATCAAATATGTTATTATAGGGGTGGCGCCATTCAACTTAATCAAGGGAAGCCTGTTAACAGTTTTCTTTTTAGGTATTCACGAGCGATTACTGCCAGCCTTACTAAAAAAACAATATATAAAAAAATAA
- a CDS encoding ferredoxin, whose protein sequence is MNVTLIPEKCIACGLCQVLAPNKFDYTAEGIVIFLDHPEKTTQIISENTDDVLKAYKACPTHAITIKKEHD, encoded by the coding sequence ATGAACGTTACTTTAATACCGGAAAAATGTATAGCTTGTGGACTCTGTCAAGTACTAGCACCTAATAAATTTGATTATACTGCAGAAGGAATTGTTATTTTTTTAGATCATCCAGAAAAAACAACCCAGATTATTTCAGAAAATACAGATGACGTTTTGAAAGCTTACAAAGCATGTCCTACTCACGCTATTACTATAAAAAAAGAACATGATTAA
- a CDS encoding LysM peptidoglycan-binding domain-containing protein yields MGKDKKPWEQPIYEDESGGSRSQKRKKKNENSAFISILVILLLAIALVLVYMFNLSTKQTLAPKDDEIIINKEAKSKPKDAEEEKKAKAEEEKKAKAEEEKKAKAEEEKKAKAEEEKKAKAEEEKKAKAKEEKKAKAEEEKKAKAEEEKKAKAEEEEQAKATEEEQAKAAEEEQAKAAEEEQQKAAEEQAKAAEEEQAKLVEEQQKAAEQAAEEQAKAEKEAADQAAKQAETQAKEQAKAEKEAAKQAEEAAKQAEEAAKNAEKEAADQAAQQAAQQAEQAAQQGGSHVIQPGDTVYSLARKNGMTVEEFRAANGIGTDNGLTVGQQVNFN; encoded by the coding sequence ATGGGTAAAGACAAAAAACCGTGGGAACAGCCAATTTATGAAGATGAATCGGGAGGTTCTAGATCGCAAAAACGCAAAAAGAAAAATGAAAATAGTGCTTTTATTTCTATTTTAGTTATTTTATTGTTAGCGATTGCCTTGGTTTTGGTATATATGTTTAATTTATCTACAAAGCAAACATTAGCACCTAAAGATGATGAAATAATTATCAACAAAGAAGCTAAGTCTAAACCGAAAGATGCTGAAGAAGAGAAAAAAGCTAAAGCTGAAGAAGAGAAAAAAGCTAAAGCTGAAGAAGAGAAAAAAGCTAAAGCCGAAGAAGAGAAAAAAGCTAAAGCCGAAGAAGAGAAAAAAGCTAAAGCCGAAGAAGAGAAAAAAGCTAAAGCTAAAGAAGAGAAAAAAGCTAAAGCTGAAGAAGAAAAAAAAGCTAAAGCTGAAGAAGAAAAAAAAGCTAAGGCTGAAGAAGAAGAACAAGCTAAAGCTACTGAAGAAGAGCAAGCTAAAGCTGCTGAAGAAGAACAAGCTAAAGCTGCTGAAGAAGAGCAACAAAAAGCTGCCGAAGAGCAAGCTAAAGCCGCTGAAGAAGAGCAAGCTAAATTAGTAGAAGAACAACAAAAAGCTGCTGAACAAGCGGCTGAAGAACAAGCTAAAGCTGAAAAAGAAGCAGCTGATCAAGCAGCTAAACAAGCTGAAACACAAGCCAAGGAGCAAGCTAAAGCTGAAAAAGAAGCAGCTAAACAAGCTGAAGAAGCAGCTAAACAGGCTGAAGAAGCAGCTAAAAACGCTGAAAAAGAAGCAGCTGATCAAGCAGCTCAACAAGCGGCTCAACAAGCAGAACAAGCAGCTCAACAAGGTGGGTCACATGTGATTCAACCGGGAGATACTGTGTATTCATTAGCTAGAAAGAATGGGATGACAGTTGAAGAATTCCGCGCAGCTAATGGGATTGGTACTGATAATGGTTTGACTGTAGGTCAACAAGTTAATTTTAATTAA
- the cmk gene encoding (d)CMP kinase: MKKISIAIDGPASAGKSTVAKILAKQLNYIYLDTGAMYRAITLATLKNKIDPADESQVKTVVQASKIHFEQSDHGQLVFLNNQDVTEEIRLPEVTNLVSQIAAQEFVRQELVRQQQSFGAEGGIVMDGRDIGTAVLPNAEVKIFLVASVVERAERRYQENISKGIMTDFETLKKEIEERDYKDSTRVVSPLVQASDAVKIDTTGLTIEEVVREIKTVIDVKN, from the coding sequence ATGAAAAAAATTAGTATTGCAATTGATGGACCAGCTTCTGCTGGTAAGAGTACAGTTGCTAAAATCTTAGCTAAACAATTGAATTATATCTATTTGGACACTGGGGCGATGTATCGGGCTATCACTCTAGCAACATTAAAAAATAAAATTGATCCTGCTGATGAAAGTCAGGTAAAGACAGTCGTGCAGGCTAGTAAAATTCATTTTGAACAAAGTGATCATGGTCAGTTAGTTTTCTTGAATAATCAAGATGTAACAGAAGAAATACGCCTACCAGAGGTGACAAACTTAGTATCTCAAATTGCAGCTCAAGAGTTTGTTCGCCAAGAATTAGTTCGTCAACAGCAAAGTTTTGGAGCTGAAGGTGGGATTGTTATGGATGGTCGTGATATTGGAACAGCTGTGCTTCCTAATGCCGAAGTTAAGATTTTTTTAGTAGCCAGTGTCGTTGAACGAGCTGAGAGACGTTACCAAGAAAATATTAGCAAAGGAATCATGACTGATTTTGAAACATTAAAAAAAGAGATTGAAGAACGTGACTATAAAGATTCTACAAGAGTTGTTTCTCCATTAGTTCAAGCAAGTGATGCCGTTAAGATTGATACAACAGGTTTGACAATCGAAGAAGTTGTAAGAGAAATTAAAACAGTTATCGATGTAAAGAACTAG
- the rpsA gene encoding 30S ribosomal protein S1, translating into MTDIKNIQMENDKESMLNALESVQDVKVGDIVQGEVLALEEKQVIVSILGTGVEGVVPANELTAFQVEDISTVATVGDILDLVVITTIGKDKENGSYLLSKKRLDAKKIWEKIEAEYTAGTPVEGPVTEVVKGGLVVDLGVRGFVPASMISDQFVSDFSDYQGQTLSFKIMEIEPSENRLILSRKAIVQEEKAIKRQAVLDKLVAGDILTGQVARITDFGAFVDLGGIDGLVHVSEISHSHVSRPSDVLTVGDMVDVKVLGVDYDKKRISLSIKETQTGPWEGIQTKISEGDVLTGVVKRLTSFGAFIEVAEGIEGLVHISQISHKHVVTPHEVLQEGQEVQVKVLELNPAERRIALSIKALEEQPATEKEVVIEDTYEMPEEVTGFSLGDILGDVLAKSQED; encoded by the coding sequence ATGACAGATATCAAAAATATTCAAATGGAAAATGACAAAGAATCAATGCTAAATGCACTAGAAAGCGTTCAAGATGTTAAAGTTGGAGATATTGTACAAGGTGAAGTCCTTGCGTTAGAAGAAAAACAAGTAATTGTTAGCATTCTTGGAACAGGTGTTGAAGGAGTTGTTCCAGCTAACGAATTGACTGCATTCCAAGTAGAGGATATCTCAACTGTCGCAACAGTTGGTGATATTTTAGATTTAGTAGTTATTACAACAATCGGTAAAGATAAAGAAAATGGTAGCTATTTATTATCTAAAAAACGTTTAGATGCTAAAAAAATCTGGGAAAAGATTGAAGCAGAATATACAGCAGGGACACCCGTTGAGGGACCTGTCACGGAAGTTGTTAAAGGTGGACTAGTCGTAGACTTAGGAGTAAGAGGGTTTGTACCAGCTTCTATGATATCGGATCAATTTGTCTCAGATTTTTCAGATTATCAAGGACAAACTTTAAGTTTTAAAATCATGGAGATAGAGCCATCTGAAAATCGTTTAATTTTATCTCGTAAGGCTATTGTTCAAGAGGAAAAAGCGATTAAACGTCAAGCAGTTCTAGATAAACTAGTTGCTGGAGATATTTTAACAGGTCAAGTAGCTCGAATTACTGATTTTGGAGCATTTGTAGATTTGGGTGGCATTGATGGCTTAGTTCACGTATCAGAGATTTCACATAGCCATGTGTCTCGACCATCAGATGTGCTGACAGTCGGTGATATGGTAGATGTTAAAGTGTTAGGCGTTGACTATGACAAGAAGCGAATTTCGTTATCAATTAAAGAAACTCAGACTGGACCTTGGGAAGGAATACAAACTAAAATTTCTGAAGGAGACGTCTTAACTGGAGTTGTGAAACGTCTGACTAGTTTTGGAGCCTTTATTGAGGTTGCTGAAGGGATCGAAGGGCTCGTTCATATTTCACAAATTTCTCACAAACATGTAGTTACGCCTCATGAAGTTTTACAAGAAGGCCAAGAAGTACAAGTTAAAGTATTAGAGCTTAACCCGGCAGAACGCCGTATCGCTTTAAGTATCAAAGCTCTAGAAGAACAACCCGCTACTGAAAAGGAAGTCGTGATTGAAGACACCTACGAAATGCCAGAAGAGGTGACCGGTTTTTCTTTAGGAGATATCTTAGGCGATGTCTTAGCAAAATCACAAGAAGATTAA